The genomic interval ACTATGAGTTTATGGAAAGGAAAGTCAGCCTGTGGGCTCTGGGCAGCAGCTCTGCCAGGAGAGGAGACCGGGTGCACCAAGGCCAGCAGATACTGAACTACATAGTCAGGAGGCCTGCCCTGTCCACCACCCCGGGGAAGGACAGTCCTTCCACAGGAGCCATCACCACGGTTCAGTGGGCAGGTGTGGGCACCTGAACCCAGGGGAGCCCCACTCTAGAGTGACCAGCAAAtacccacccccaacacacagcTCCACACTCCATGTAAAAGCTCAGCAGGAAAAGAGTCTTCCTCACGCAGAAGCAGAGTGAGCCACGCCAGCCACCTGGTCCCTTTTCCTCACGCATGAAGGGGTTTGGGGGTGATGCAACGTCCACCGGAAGAGTCCCAAGCCTCGTCTGTCAGAAGGCCGACCCCTGTTTCCCCTCCAGCCCCCAACAGCTTATCTTAGGTTGTCACTTCTCTTCCTATTTCATCTGGCAGCTCTGTACCGTCAGCTTTCCATCTTCCAAAAGTGTGTGGAAATCTCTCATTTGTGGATTTCTCTCCCTTTTACAATTCCTTCCCCGACTCCccctcctttttattcttttcctgaacttcctttttttttaaacttcaatatCTTAATTTTAGAGTAACAAGGAACAAGAGAAGCAAACTCTGCCTGCTCTGTCCTTTTGAACCAGAAGCCTGGAGATGTCTCTTTAAGCAGTGAGACCTGGTCAACTAATGGAAAAATCTGCATCAGGAATCCTGTTTCCTACCTTTTGTTCAAAAGGATGTAAGTCATCCATGTTTTACTGCAGGGGGTCAGAATCTTTTACAGTGTTATAGAATGAGCCAAAGCAATCATGATGCAAACATGCCAGTTCTGAGGACTTAagatatgttttttctttttctattttttaatttaaatatatgtttttaaaatttttacaatgttgtgtcggtttctgccatacaacaatgcaaatcagccatcattatacacacatcccctctcccctctcctcccccacctcctcccaccccatccctccaagGCCATCACAAAATGTCAGATTGGGCTCCCCAGCTGGTACTgcacagcaacttctcaccagcaaGAAATGATTTTTCTGAGTAAATCTTGCAAAAGAGTTCTGTAACTCATTAATAGTCCTTAATGAATGGTTGACCCTCCCTTGCAACTTCTCCTACCCCTCTCTGTGGGGAAGCCATGAAACAGGATGCAAACCCTTGGAGCTTTGCAAGAAGACAACAGCAATTATATGAGATGCTGCCCGTCGAAAGGTATCAGCAATAATTGATAGCACTGTGGCTCTCTCAAGTTACTGATTAAGCATTCAAGACTGAAATCTGGCTTGCCTGTGTTTCAAATACTGTCTCATTTCTCATCTGAATACAAACATTATCCTTCTGCATATTCATAATGACCTGAACCCACACAATATCTCTCTCCTATGTAATAGCTTGGGATGGGCAGGAACGGTGGGAAATTATACTGGTTCTCAGGAGGGAGAAGAGATCTGGAGGGTCCCGGAAGAAGGGTCCTTGAGTGTGGCTTTGAAAAGGGAGTAGGTTTCGGCAGCCTACTACAATGAGGGTGGCCCCCAGGCTGCAGTAAGGAGAGGACCTCCTTTATTTCCAGATGCCAGGCTAGTCCCATTGCCAAGAGAAACATCACTCAGGACACACATCCTGCAGAAAGTATTAAGAACTGCAGTTCTCTCCCGAAGTTTACTTTGTTCATTGCAGGATGTTCTTATTTTCTGGGAGCTTAAGCAGACAGCTCCCAAGAGGAGCCTCATCTTCCACCCCCTCATCAGCCACCACTCCAGTCACTACATAAAGAAGTCCTTTGGTAGTGACTGATGaacctacatgcagggcagcaatggagacacagacatagagaacagacttctggacacggcagggggcaggggtggggggaggaaggagagggtgggatgtatggagagagtaacatggaaacatacactttactgtgtgtaaaacagacagccaatagggatttgctgtatgactcaggaaactccaaTGggagctctgtaacaacctagaggggtgggatggggaaggaggtgggagggaggctcaagagggagaggacataggtatacctatggttaattcatgttaatatttggcagaaaccaacatgctattgtaaagcaattatccttcaattaaaaataaataaatttaattatgtatAAAAAAAGAAGTTCTTTAGCTGGAGGAGTGTGGCTGCCAGGATGCTTCCCTAAGAGGGATCAGACCTATTTTCAATGTCCCAATAATCCTTTGTCTCTTTGGGACAAAGAGATTCTTGTTTACTTCTAAATAAGATCTTAGGCAGCCTTGGTCACGTGGGAAAATTCAGGCTGTTTGCTTGTTATGGGAAGGTGCTAATAAAATCAATCTGGGTTTTAAGCACGAATAAATGGAAGCCAATCCCAGAATGTGGCTGATTTTAAACACACTCTCAGAGTGGAAAGAACTCAGGCTTTGGCAGTTATGCTCACTGAAGCCCAGTGAGCCAGAGAAGTCTGGGGAAACAGGGTTGGAATCAAGAGCCATCAGAAAGATCAGTTGCCCTGGGAGGTGAACACAGGGAGCTCTGGATATATTTAAACTATGAGTCACATGACTAGATGCTACTTAGGCAGAAGTAAaacatgttttcctttaaatgatTAAACTTAGTTGAACTTAGtacaagaaaaatgttttttccctGTGAATGTTTTTTCCCCCAGGCTTAATTAAAGAACTTCAAGATgagatttgttttcttaaagagaaaactTATATCCATAGCTTCAAACTAGATACATCTGTGGACTCAGAACACCCAAATGACACCAGATAAGGTAGCCCATCTCCTGCATCTGGATGGTTAAGacagcacatttaaaaaaaagaaaggttagCCAAAATTCATCTTAACAGTTATTCTGCAGTCCCATCTGGATTCAGGTTAATGTCAAGATGAGAGTTAAAACTCACCATGTTGGAGCTGTCTTGCTTTGGAgaggttagattttttttttttttaataagtgacaaagggagagaaagaagtctTAAATAAAATGCAAGCACAATCAACAATTACACCATCGGTTTCAGTTTGAACTGGACACGTCTGGCCTGTTTGCTGCTGTTCTTTTGGGGTTGGTTCACTTAAAAACAATAAacgtttttgttctttcttttttactatcCAGTGACCCAAAAGCTAGAATTAATTATGATCAGTACCTACTGGCTTTTTCCCTGTGGGGAGAGAGAATGCTTTCGtgtctctttttaaatgttttctttctcaaaagtGGTTACCTTTCTGATGAGGGTTTCTAATAAGGCTGGCATTCAGGTACCAGATCGCCTTTGGGGCAGGAGCCGAGGGACAGGAAACCCAGGGCACCACTTCCTGCTGCCCGCTCCCTTGCTGAAAGCCTGGAGGGGATAGTCGGTCCAAGAGAGTcgctcccttccctccttctgtCCTGTCTTAGGTCTGTCCATGCGCGCGAGGGAGAAGGGCAGAAATGAAAGGGTGCGAGGCCCTGCACCTGTGTCATCTTACTCCATCCTCAGAGGTATCTTTAccgtcctccccccacccccaactcaaCCTTTGAGGAACAGGAGGCTGGGACAGGTGACGTCCCCATGCGCTCCACACTGGGGCTGGACCGAACCGAGGAGTCACCTCCGCACGCATCACCACCGCAGGCAGGCCGGGTTGGCCTCTGCAGTGCTTTCCATAAAGGAACGAAAAAGCGCGGCCGAGTTCTCCCGAGCGCCggtaggaactccagggtgttcAGTTCTTATCTGGCTGCGGGGACTAGGAGGGTCTCTAGTCCCCAGGAGCCAGGGACTGGAGGGCAAACCCCCGCAAGGAAGCGCAGGACCCaaggtggggaggggcggggaagaAGAAGTCGGAGGAGGAGAGGATGCCGCGCTCCAGTGCCCTCGTCCCCCAGCCAGTGCCCCCAGACCCGGCCCTCGGTCCCCGGCCCCGGCCGCCGGCTCCCCCAGAGCgctcaccaccccacccccaccccccaccccgggtcTCGGCCCCCACCACCAGGCCCGGGCCAGCATCCCGCTCTCAGCCGCCCCCGGCCGCCTCTTCGCCGTGGGATCTCGTCCCCACCCCGGCCCCTCCTCCCGCCCCAGGCCCGGCTCAGCACCCCAGCCCCAGTCGCGCCTACTCGCACTTTCCCCCTGGTCCCGGGCTCTGGTCCTCTCACCGGGACATCAGGCCCTGCTCTCCCCGCACCGGCGGCTTCGCCCCGCCCCCGGTCCGGCTCGCATCCCCGCCCCCAACTGCGTCCCAGACCGTGATCACCTCCACCCACCAAGCCCCGGCCCGGCGTGCCCCCCGCACCTCCCCGCCCCCGGTCCGGCTGGCATCCCCTCCCCCAATCGCGTCCCGGGCCCGGGatctcctccccccccccactcccGGCCCGGcgagccccctcccccccacctcccccgtcCCGCCCCCAATCGCGTCCCGGGCCCGGGATCTCCTCCCCCCCGCCCCTGGCCGAGCGGCGCGCCTCCGGGCCTCCTCCAGTCCCGCCGCCCGCCCGCTCCGCCGGCGCGTCATGGGCAGCGGCAGCAGCCGGAGCGGCCGCGCCCTGCGGCGTCTGCGCAGCCCCGACAGCCGGCCGGCGGGGCCCGACGGGGCAGTCCCGGAGGGCGGGACGGGGCCGCGGGTCTCggcgccggcggcggcggcggccggggagGAGGCCCCGGAGGCGGCTGCCGGCACCGATCCCAGCCCCGCGGCGCCCCCCGACGGCGGGGACGAGACCCTGCGCCTGCTGGACCAGCTGCTGGCCGAGTCGGCGGGCTGGGGCCCCGGGGAGCTGGCCCCGCGGGGCTCGGCGCGGCCCAGACCCGCAGCCGGCGCCGGGAGACCGGTGAGTGTGGGGGCCGCGGCGCCCGTTCCCGCCCGGCTGGGGGGTGCCCTCCCCGCCGGCCCACACCCCGCCCCCTGTCTCCCAGCCCGTGGCGCCGTCCCGCCTTGCGCTCCCTGCTCGCCCCCCTTCCTCCCACCGCCCCCCgtccctgccaggctccctgggcTTGCGCAGTGCCCTGCCCCCGCTGCCCTGTGTCACCCACCGTCTGGCCGTCCCCGAATCCCACCGGGGTCTCTTGCTGATTGCACGGCCTCTCCTTCCCAAACATCCCCTCTgagtctctctgcctctcctgggTGCTGGTTTAACTGCCTCCAACTTGGGGATTGACAGGGAGCCGGACAGGGACCCAGACATCCCTTAGCAGAAAAGCATCTCCTGGGCTTTCTTCTGGCTAgaggtcagtttttgtttttgttttttttttttaagtgtggctCCTTCCAGCCTAGGTAGGAGCTGGCCAGGGGGCTGCTTGTCTCTCTGGTACCTCCCCCCTCAGCCAGCCTCCCGGGCACTGTCAGAGAAGAATCCTAGGAAATGGGACCGGTAGCCAAACCGTGGTAGCAAAGCCCGGCGCCGGACAGAGGCGTCAGGATCTTTGCCAACTTTGCGAGTTGTCAAGCAACTCGCACCCTGCTGGCTATTTTTAAGATGCTGTGCAATTTCTTTTTGgcttccctcttctctcttccagAACACTTGTAATAACATCTCCGCTGTTCTAGAAAAAGATAATACAAATGAGCACTTTCTTTTGGCAATAGCCACCACTCCGGCAGAACTGAATGAAGGAGATCAGTAGTATCAGCTCCCGGGCTTGGGGAGGATATACAAGACGGCCCCCTGCCCTGGAGCCCCGCAGGCCCCCCTTAACGACTGTTGGGGACGGGAGGGAAGTGTCTTGGGGGCAGCCGGCAAGCAGGAGAAAGTGGGAAGCTCCTCCgagaggtggaggtggggagaggtggaAAGGAGGGAGCCAGCCtagactgtgctgggtcttcctcccCTGACCACCTCCTGCCCACACCCTGCTACCCTCCCAAAGTGAGCTGCAGCAAGAGGGACCAAATTATATAACAAGATTCCTTTAGGATTACATCAGCGTTCCGTTATATAACCCTCAAAAGGGATCGACAGTTGAGAAATTCGGGGGAAATTCTGAGGTGGCATGGAAGCAATCTTTGTGTTCAGTTTTCAAGTGCTTTGGAAGTttcagaagtgaaaatgaaaacagaaagagagtttCCCATCTCACCCCCTGTCCCACCCTCATTGGCTAAGTATCATAGAAACTCCTAGGGTGCTGGGGCTGCCTTATTCACCCTTTCAGTCATTTCTCAGGTATTGTttgagcatctgctgtgtgctGGGCATCACTCTGGGTGCTGGAGATGAACACAGATGGCACAGTCTTTGCCCTAAAGAAGTTCACAGTGTAATGGGCGAGAGAGATCCACAGAGTGGAACACTGATGGGCAGTCCGTCTAGagagtccactggaggaggagcCGGTCCCCTGGAGAAGTCACATCAGCATCCCAAGCAGGACAGGGCTTGACCTGTATCTGGAAGGGTCTATGGTGCTAGCCAGGCAAACAAGCAGTGAAGAGCATTTGGGCAAAGAGAATCCTGAGTGTGGGCAATGGTGGTTGGGGCACGTGGTACCCAGGATGTGGGTGCTAACCGTGGAGTTGAAGAGAGCGGGAAGGATGAATGCCAGGCTCCAGACATGTCATGCTAGGAGTGTTCTGGGTTGAGGCATTTGGACTTGATCATAAAAACCGTGGGTATTTTGAGGGGCTAAGAGGAGTGGTATTTTGTGTCTCAGGAAGGTTAGGCCAACAGCCATGGGGAGGAGGAACTGGGCCCAGTAAGACAAGGGGCAAGATGGCTCACGGGACTGCTGCAGCGGTCCACACAAGCAGGTCCTGAGTGAAGCAGGGCAGTTAGAGGGCTGAAGGGGAGTCAAGAGACATTAGGAGGTGAAGTCCTCAGCTGTGTTGCTCTTTTGTGTGTGGATAGTATGTATCTTCTGTGCCATAgctatttcttgaataaatcCTGGAGTCCTAGATTATTATAGCAGAATAGATGCTCCTGAGTCCTATCCATTCTTTTCAGTTCTGGCGAGACTGAGTAAAACAGCTGATGGTGCTTCATGTCCTGGCTCTAGAGGTCTCAGGTAGAAAGTTAACTACCTGTATGGCCAagtgtgggggcttcccaggtgacgttagtggtaaagaaccctcctgccaatgcaggagacagaaagataccctggagaacgaaatagcaatccactgcagtattctctcctggagagtcccacggacagaggagcctggtggctacagtccatggggttgcaaagagttggacataaatgaagcaacttagcatgcacgcatgcacatatGGCCAAGTGTGGAGTCTAAGCCTTTCTGCTTTATAGTTTATGCCCTTTAATTGGGTCTCTGGCGACTGCACATTTTCTAAGACTATGAGTTATTAATAAATCGGTAAATagtgctttctctgttttatGAACAAAGCCATTTTAGTCCCAGAGAATGATCATGTACCCAAAGCCACACTGCCAGTAAGTGGAGGAAGCAGAGTTTGAAGCAAGTCTGCCAGGGCCCATCAAcaaacctggaatgttatatGCCTTTTTCATTTTCCAGGTATCTAGCACTTCGGATGCTCTACTCACAGCAGCTCTAATGCCTGCCCCATTTTTCTTTactgaatgactttttttttaatacatagtcATTTATTAATTACAaccaaatgactttttttttaacattcagtAATCCCGAGTGTTCCTCATGCAAACTCATCAGAAcctctattttgtctgataaagGTACTCCACCTTGCCCTCATAATATGCCCTGAATGTTATTTTTGGCAGCCTCCTTgttcattcagatgtttatatgcTTAGAGATCATATCAGTTTTACTAAAAGTTGGGAGACTCCCTATTATTTACTTAATACATCTGTCACCAGCATCCTTTTCTTTGAGCGTTTTCATGAGCCTGTGCATGTAAGCATGTTGCTGGTCACCCAGGGGCAGAGGCAgaagaacaaagaggaaaaagaccCAGAATGAGGTCTGGTCCCCATCCTGACCAGTTTTGATTTGCTCTGAGGTTCACTTACAGTTGCTCAGAAATTGTTAATATGTTGTAATACAGCCACTATTTACTCAGGCTTTTCCGAGACCCCGCTCCTAACATCCAGTGTTTTACTTAATCCTTGTCAGAATAGGTCCTTGCAGAACTGCTGTCATTTCCCCCTGACTTCATGTcacaggggaggggagaagcCCCAGAGAGGCAGTTCACTTGGCCAAGCCCATGCAGTTGGAAAGAGCCAGTCCGAGTCTTTCTGAACACACTCTCTGCAGAGCCCTGTGTATATTAGAATTTCTTTCCCacactcaggatctttagttgcagcatgtgaactcttagttgcggcacataaGATCTAGttctcaaaccagggatggaacccaggccccctgcaactAAAGCCCAGTagttagccactgaaccaccaggcaagttcAATAGAGTTTTGACAGAGCCAATTTGCCATCAGGAGGGATTATCACTTGTTCCCCAACTCCTCTGGGGCTCAGTTTTTCTCTGAAATAAGTCTCCATTCCCTGGGTCTAGGAGCCTTCACCCATTTCCCTGACTGTATAAGATGTGTCCCAGTCACTGAATATGAATCCAACCCAGCAAAGGTTATGCttacttttaagtttatttttgaagttaCAATAGGTAATATACATGTGAGTGAGAAAAATTTTGTTCTTGGCTGTtctctccaataaaaaaatatccTTAAAATGACTTTACTTATGAAAGGGTTTAAATAAAAAGATGAGCCCTATAATTAGCTTCACTTTACAACTGTAAAAGAATGTTTGCTCATTGTAGAAAAGTgagaaaacaatatatatatgtaatatataaaggaaataaagatttCAGAGTAAACTCTGCAGATATTACTGATACTATTTTGATGTACGTCCTtccagttttctctctcttttgtatGTATCTTTTATGTCAGTAAGATCAtggtgtgtgtgcgctcagtcccTTAGATGTAACTGACTCTTcgtagccccatggactatagcccacaaagctcctctgtccatggaattttccaggcaagaatactggagtgggttgccatgtcctataCACATGTCAAAACCTATCAAATTGTATTATTTAAATGTCTACAGCTTGTCCCatgttaattatatatattattgatatgtgtacatatacacatataaaactgTTAAAACCTAAATGTTAAGAACAAAAGAAGCAGGATATAaagctggtggtttagtcactcagtgttgtccaactctttgcaaccccatggactgtagcccacaaggctcctctgtccatggaatttccacatattgttaaaataaaatatgcactGGATTTTCTACAGATACTTCACTTTTTTCCCAAAACCCCTAGTTGTAAGAGACATGGGAGGCTTTAAGAAATCATCTTATTCATTTCTTCCACATATGCTTCCTGCTTCTCATTCTGCCGTGGTGTGGTGTGGTTCAGCCTCCCCAAGACCTGGAGTGATGACACGTCACACGCTCACCCTGAGCTCAGCCCGGTTCCCATGGCCCCAGCCAAGGCGCCATAGCCTCCCTGGGGTTGGACAGAAGTCTGTCCTACTAaccaggagagggaggcaggcagcTGGCTGGAGGCTGCAGCTTGAGTCTGCACTTGGCCTAGAGCGGCCACCAGGGGCTGCTGTGTCTTTGCTCTTCATCCAAGCTCCTGCGAAGCTTCCACCAGCTGGATCTTCTGGGAGATCCACGGTGGGTCAAGCTGGGAGGGTGTCTAATGCGTTTTGCATCTAAGTCAAGTTACAGACAGATTAACGAGAGAAAGAACCACACATGCAAACCACAAGCACAGAAAGAAACACGggtaaaaaagtgaaagaactAAGCTGAACTGTCAGGAAAGTTATAAAAGAAAGAGTATGGTCTTCCATTTGAGTGCAGCTTCAGGGTGTCCAGTCCTCGTACGCAATGGATCTCATACGTCATTGCCATCTTGCTTGGCCAGCAGCGTGTCCCCCTTAATAGTGAGTAGAACAGCTCAAGTAAGTGGAAACAGGCTGATTATGCAAAAGTTTGATTCCAGTCTGAGCAGTCTTTCACtcagttgcctttttttttttttgcttatgagatcttagttgcccaaccagggattgaacccaggccctcatcagtgaaagcgtggagttctaaccactagacctccagggaagtccctcagctgtCCTCCTGAGGGCAGAAACTATATCTGAACAACCCTTACAAAATCTGGTGATGAAATGAAAAGCCCCATCTGGTGATGACAAAAGCTGGTTCCAGCAGAAATGGGCAAGAAAGAACTAGGGTCCCTACTGGATGACTtcatgaaaaaaatcactgaagaatGGTTGGGTAAAAAGTATTACTTTCCTTCTGTGTTGTCCCTGAGACTATAACTAAGCTCAGTGACTGAAAACTGCAGGGAGGCAGATTGGTGTCAgtaaaagaaagctttcttatatgCCTAAGAGAACTGAAGGTAGGATCTCAAAAAGGCTTCATATTCATAtgagcattattcacaataaccaacaGGTAGAAGCCACCCAAGTGTCCCttgacggatgaatggataaacaaaacatggtatATACGTACAGGGGAATATTACTCCACCTTGAAAAGGAAGTAAGTCCTGGCATAGGGTACAACGTgggtgaaccttgaggacattatgctaagtgaaatgagccagGCACAATATTGCATGTTTCCACTCAGGTGGGGTGTCCAGAGGAGTCACTCTTGTAGGACAGAAAGCAGGATGGCAATCCCTGGGGATTGGGGGGTGAGAGTCGTTTAGTGGGGACAGGTTTCAGTTTTGCGAGATGAAAAGAGTTTGGGAGGTTGGTTGTAAAACAATGTAAGTGCACCTAGTACTGAAACGTATCCTTAAAAATGCTTAAGATCGTACATTTTAGATGCTGTATATTGCaccataattaattttttattaaaaagaaatttaaaagaattttcagaTAGTCTGAGCTGCCTGAGCTGAAATGGGCTGtttcaggaggcagaggaggtgagcatgtgtgtgtgtgtgtgcaagtgtgtgcatgcaagtgtgtgcatgcacgtgatTTCCCCTGCTTGCTCTTGTATTCATCACCCCCTCTTCCCACTGTGAATTCCTTGCTGACGTGGGAAGCATCTCCTCTTCATCTTTGCACTCCCCAGAGACACGGTGAATTTTCAAAG from Budorcas taxicolor isolate Tak-1 chromosome 11, Takin1.1, whole genome shotgun sequence carries:
- the CYS1 gene encoding cystin-1 isoform X2 → MGSGSSRSGRALRRLRSPDSRPAGPDGAVPEGGTGPRVSAPAAAAAGEEAPEAAAGTDPSPAAPPDGGDETLRLLDQLLAESAGWGPGELAPRGSARPRPAAGAGRPVSPKRSIEDHPEGSCISEAPGSCHKKPERQSAITYDYSEEELMASIEREYC
- the CYS1 gene encoding cystin-1 isoform X1, yielding MGSGSSRSGRALRRLRSPDSRPAGPDGAVPEGGTGPRVSAPAAAAAGEEAPEAAAGTDPSPAAPPDGGDETLRLLDQLLAESAGWGPGELAPRGSARPRPAAGAGRPRHGEFSKESLRNTDFPWQISSIQQPPRPLRCPQSGALKTTQRAAVSLKPQAAATRSPRGSRPSHMTTPRRS